The genomic stretch AAAAAGGGgcatctttcttttctctctctctgtcttcATATTAATAGGCATATTCGATAtctatcaaatttgaaaataattctTCACTGAATTACAATGTAATCTGCATTGGGTGGCAAAATTTCTCCAGCAGTAGGTGGCAAATTATTCCGGGAATAATCTTTATGTACCTGGGCATGCGTCTCTGCCTCATGCTGAAAACTCTTGACCAATTCTTGCAGTTCCAACTTCCTAATTTCAACCTGCTGCTCCGTGATAGGCTTTTTCAATCCTAGGTAAATTAACCCAACTGCAATTAGCACAATTCCTATGACAAACAGAATGACTGTAAACAGACCGAATGCGTATGGTGTATTCTCTGCTCCAGGAATTCCATCGACATTGATTCCAAACAGCCCGGTGATTATGGTAAGAACAACACCACCACCCCCGAAAACTGCCAAATTATGGGTTACTCGAAGGCTCCGGTCCTGAATGAGcaacaatttaaattatttttaacttgaaattaTACTACATGATAACCAATCAGTTTCTGATTCTGTTTGTACTACAAACCTGCAACCAAGCACGAATAGTGCTTTGCATTACATCTTGAATGGTAAACAAGCGACCACGGACTGCTTCCTGCTCCTCAATCATTTCCCTCGCACTCTTTCTTATTCCTTCAATCAAGCCTCGACAAACATTTCCCCTCAAGTGTTGAAGAAGCTCAAACATAATTTCCTCTCTTGCATGAAGTGACCATTTCACCCTGATAACCTGCAATGGAGGAATGCAAATATTTTAACTTctttaaatccataaagatttcATTGGAGGTCACGCTAATACACATCCAACTATAAAAGAAACAGGGGGGTTTGAACGTGGCCAATATAGAATTTATAATTTGCATACTCTATTTAAAAAGGGGGTGGGCTTCTAGGTTAAAAGAAACCAGGAAATGGTGTGGTATCATAGCCAGAGGCCAGTATTTATCAGCAAACAAAACTAGAAATTCAGTTCGGATATGGAAAGCAGCACACATAACCACCAGGTAGTGATAGATATGGAAATCTATCTTGAGTCATTGAGCCAACTGAGTTACTTGTGCCATATAAATCAATGATCAAGTTACTGAGGTATCCACCAAAAGCAACTACAACAATAGAACTTGACTAGTATACTTTCAAGATTGGTTTAAGCTTCCTCTCGGCAATTGAATCCAAGATTCCAAGAGCTAATAGAAGCTCTTGCATCACTAGATCCTAAGATCTAAAATGACTAATTCTCCAAACTCTCAGTTTTTTCTTCCCCTTCTCTTAGAAAactgaatataaatttacaaaAGCAAACCCTTCAAAAGTATATCTATTAGCTAAATTCCTTCATCTTCTACTACCACAGAAATAAGACATGATCAGAGAAACCACATACTCATTTCAAATGCATAAATAAGAAAGGAGATACCGAATCAAGTCTGAAGCATGTAGAATTTAGATCAGACTATTTGTAGATCACGTGAAAGTCATGAGTTGCAAGAATCATACATAACCATATTAAAGTTGACAAATGAGGGTAGTTCTGCAGAAACAATAGTCTTCATTCTAGCAAGAGACCTTAACATACCTGTCTTGATAACCTTGTGATTTCCTGGtttaaaataataccaaaaagATTTATATCTTCGAGGTTCCTCCTGAAGACAGAGAATTATGTGTCAATAGCACAGTACATTAATCAACATAATGAGCTTGATTTTGGAGATATGGtggtatatttttaaaaaacctgTTCATAAACTTCAACTCGATCTCATCTGCAGCTCCAAATATGGACTTGCGAAATAACCTAAACCATATTAAGAAGGTAGAAGGAAAAACCTAGatcaacaaaattcaaatctaCTAAAATTGCTTGTCTAACTTTTGTGAGTATAAGACGAGTTATACTAATTCAAATCTAGATCAATAAAATGCTCAGTGGTTTTGATAGATAAACCAATGCTTGAGAATTTCTAACAAATGCAACTAAAAAGTTTTTTCCAGTAGACTAACATATGCAGCtaccatattttaatattctattaaaaaaagaaggaaattacTCATTTCCAAGGAAACAATGCAATCACAAAAAAGAAtgggaaaaaggaaaatctttACATTTTACTTCAGCATTTcaacaaaaactaaattaatttattcctttCAAACATATCAAGAAAGGCTACCGTATCCCATCACATGTGCAAACCACATGCACTGATATGTATGCCCCATTGATTGACCACACAAGTGACAGCAGAGGAAAGACTTTCTCTTCAATAAAAATTCTATTGGAAGATAGAATGAAAGATGCATATGAAGAAGAGTGGGCCTCAGTTAGCCAAGCAACTTTACGGGACCTATATTGTAGGCTTGTTGAGTGAAATGATGCAAATATGTTATTTCGTGAATTTGTTCTTATATTTATACGATAGTTGCATCACTATTTGACGAGATAAAAACTAAGGAAATGACCAAAACGAGCCCATACTAAATGGATGGAACTTATAGAAGTCCATGGATTGCCAATCTCTAGAGTCTATGTATTATAACATTACCTATCATCCCATCTACTAAGACGGCAAGCCAGGTGTGCTATGACTTCATGCACTGTTCTCGGGACATTATAACCTCCAACAAGAAGAAGCTCCTAAACCAAAGTAGAGCACCAAAATATCAACCGTTAATgaagtaaaattttgatattgaaaGCATATTAAACCATTCTTTGTCAATAGACAGAAAATCATTAAAGAGCCTTGAATCATGCATGAAAAACCTGAACTTCGGTTATACCCAAAATGTTGGTCCTTGAAACATTTCCTTTTATGTGCAATGCAGTTATAAGGAAGTTTTGTGCTTGCCATGAACGAAGTACAATGGGAATATCATCCTCATTCACAAATGGATCACCAACTGATTGACCCAAGAGCTCAAATAAAAGCCCTCCAGCAACCCTAACAGGGACCTGTATAAAGAATGAAAGACAATCAAAAACCAAACGAAACCAGAGtccataaaaattttgaaataataaggCATCATATGATGACTAAATAACACACAACAAAGAATAGTTCCTGTTCATCACCGATAGGATCTTCCAGGCTGATATCCATAACAAATCCTGAGAATTACTTATGATATGCATCTGCTTAAATGCTACATATCCATTTAAAACAGGTGGGATTATCTGTTATTCTTAGACAGATGCATCATAATTCGTAAAATTAATTCTGCCTCTGATATTAGCATGTCCAGtataaaataatctatctaCCTCATAAAGAAGGTGTTTCATCCGCTCACTTATCAGTCGACTTTCATCTCTCAAGGCTAAACTGATGGCAGGGTGCAACCAATGAGCACTCTTGAGCCATGCCCGAACAGATAGATGGTCTGCAGACACATGGCACCACCATGTGGGCCCTGCAGGGCGCTCCCAATAAGGCACAGCTATATCTGCAACAGTAatgtcatcttcatcattcactAGATCCAATTGCTGCTCAGTCCATTCCCCATCAACTTGCACTTTTTGAACAAGTTCAGAAATTCTGGCCCACCCAATAGGAACCCAACGACTGCCATCATATCTTTCAGCAGAATTAAATGGGTCTGCTTGATGGATTTGACCATCTCTGTAGTcataaaaaggagaaaattgaTTGCTCCTCAATTCATTTAAGGATGATGACTCCGGTAATTTATCTCTGCCCACTCTTGGGAAAGAAGCTTCACTTAGTTTATTTGATGGAACTTTCACTTTTGGATTGCCACTATCGAACTGTCTACTTGGAACCTTTGAACCACATTTTGAGTTCACTGATCTTCTATGGCCTCGAATAAATTCAAAAGCACAAATAAGCCCATCAGTCCAAAGTTCACTCGAGGGTGTAACATCTCCATTGGCATAATTCTGTTGGCTTCCAGCTTGTGTCATCTTATTGCCTTCAGAAATGGAGTGGTCCTTACTCAAGTCACTCCTTTTGTGTTCCATCTATGCACAGGACGAAGCAAATTAGTAAATGAATGATAGGCAGTGACAAATATCAGATTAATTCACTCCTTTTCTATGTTTTCTTCCTCTCAACAATCATGGCAAGTTGACAACTAAAACTTTCCAcctaattaataaacaatttagAATTGATTCACAAAAATTCatgttcattaattttttttttttaatcacaaatATGTGTTGGTGAAATCTATTCAACTTCCACTGGCTTCCATTACAATAAATTTCTGAACGAATCTTTCCATAAAAGTACGATCCACAGAATTCTATCTTCCTCGTTTTGCGGCAAATTAATACTACTTATTTACCACTTCCGATTCATATTCcgcatttcaaattcaattttgacGCTCATATCTcgtatttcaaaattcaatccCACGGCCATCATGCACTTGGTTAAACTGTCATCAATTCACTCACATTTAAATTGCTCAAACAATAAGACATCACAGAGTTAGAATTAAACCAAACACAAcaagaaaatgcaaaagaaaataCAGAGAAGTACTTTACCAGTAACCACGAAAGTTAACGGAGACTGCGAATTGGCAGAATCTGACCTTAAAAGAAATCCAGTGACTGTTCCAATAAAGTTGCAAGTGAGCAAGAAAAACgatataaataagatatatgCTGAAATAGAAAGCAGAGAATATTGAGAATGAGaaataattagagaaaaatgaagaaagaaaatctaCTAGCAGAGTTAAGGCGAAGAAATctcttgaaaatattaaaaaggaaaagagagagacTTCGATACAAACTTCAAAGCTAGCTGGCAGCAATGATTAGTAAAGTATGCTAAAATGCACCGTTGCAGCGTAGTATTATTCAGTTCATAAATCCATGTCTATCATTTTCAGTACATGtttatatatcttattaattacttaaataattttaaattaaaaataaaataatatttaattatataatatatatatatatatttatatatataaaataaatggcataatattgttattgttCTTTCATGTTATGGCTGCTGCTAACTTGCGCCAACCTGAAAGCGTGttgtttatttatgtactttGTACAAGCTCAGCGAGAGTGAATGAATAGCCGTATTGTCGACTACTGCCGCAAGAGGCGTCGTCGCCTGCAACTGTGGCGTTAGCTGGGTAATGGATATCATCTTTGTGACACGTGGCGCTCTTTACGTGAATAGCATTAATTCAACGACAAGGCACCGTGAGAAAATAGCAGATATTGGATGTTGAAACTTCATTGCAGGACACTTACATTACAGCAGTGGGCCATTTCATTAATTTCTCCGGTGATTTTTGTTATCCAATtcaatcatttattaaaatcagttttttttttttaaattttattataattttactattacttgataaataataaatattatactaaaatattatcataattgattaaaataacaaaaaaatttaaactattattataactattttatcaaattcatttaatttttaagataaaaaaaattctttttatttaacttaaattacaaACCATAACCACTTAATCAATATCACCTTCACCACtaatactattatttaataCCACCCATTAAAAAAAACCATAGGGATCACAAGAAGAAATTAaggatataattttatgcaaaatCTCACTTCACCGTCAAATTGTGATTTATCTATCTTAAATTAACCGTTTTAAAGAGTCTAtaacgaaaataaaattaagacaAAATTAGAATGTCAACAAACCCTAACTactattgatataaaaaatgagattaaaattgatttcattGAGATAAGAAAATGAGATCGAGATTGATTCCTTGATCCCATCTAGATGAGAAGATAGAAATCAAGATTGATCCCGTCAATATCATCAAACTCTTTAATTCATCTATCTTCACACCATGATTTCtctgtaatattcttttattactataAACTTATccctaattatttatacaatctaatttaactttttataattaatgattatctaaatcaaacccGCCCAAATGTATGATCTACCTAAGATTAGTAATATTTCATACACTAAATATTAATGAACTGatgtttaataacatttttaaataagacaaaaaaataaacaacaataacaaGACACTTCAATCATAGAAACTTTAATAATGAAGTATCTCATagtgacattttttttatttgttgttattcCATACTTGACATGAGGTGAAAGGAAATGAATCGGGTCAGAGCAACGAACATAgcgaaaacaaaattaaagaaaagaaagggaGAGCATGCAAATTTTTCACTATAACGAGGGAGAAATAAGAGATGAGGCAACGAACATATAGTCCACTAACCCAAATTAGCACACATGTAAATGCTCCTAAGTTAACAAGACCAACTCACAAATAATAAGAATACAACCTCTTGGTACAAGGCAGTAGCCACTCAAGGTCTCTCAAGACCGTCACCAATTTTCccatatattttaacaatttccCCTTTGATTGGCCACTTTGATAGACCCTGAAAAACCAGGAGGTAATTTTGATTAGTAGTTGTTTTGCCATAACTGCTGAGTTTGCTTCGATGGTTGCGCTTGAGAACCACTGAGGGATGCATCTCTAGGGTTTTGCTGCTGCTGTTCCAGTGACATCCCCGTCTGTGAGTGGTAAAAGTTTGGGTACCCAAGTGCCCCAAAATGTTGTGAAGGCTGCTGACCTTGCCGGAACCCAGCAGGCTGCTGATTCTGACCCTGGAAGCCATAATATGTGCTGGGTGGTACGGCTGACATTGTCCGTGAACCAGGTCCATGAACCCACATCCCTGAGTTATCATTCTGTCCAAGGAACAAAAGAAAAGCAATTTAAAATGCTGCAGGCGAATACAATTAGGTGCAAACAATGAAATATCAAATCAGTCTACAGATCTCATTTGCCGTAACCTCCAAAAAATCAAACGGAATTACAAAAAGTCCTATCACTCTCGTTACTACACCAGAGAGCTACTTTTACAAGAAAACTTGTGtgtaatattattgtaattacaATGCCAGTTTATTACAGGTTTTATGATTGTCATTGAAGAGACTAGTAGATTACCTGTTGAAGTGAGATTAGATGATTGTTGTCCTTGTACTGAGAACTTAAAACATCATCATAGCCAATGGTTGTGCCTGCCGGAGCAGCATGTGTATTCAGAGGAAAGTTTCCCCCAGGAATGCTGGTTGAACTCCCAAATCCATAGCCAGAGGCAATAGCAGCAGACTGAGGCAAGCTGCTGACAGAAACGCTATTTTTGTATTGTGGAAGCACTGCTGCAGCCAGAGACTGATGGTATGTGCTATTACCGGCGAATGCCTGTTGAAAAGCTGATGGCATATATGGGTAACTCTGAGGCACGAAAGGATAACTCATCATATTCGCAAAATGACCCAAAGGAAGACTAGGTTGGGGATAAGGGTGCACAGCAAGGTGTTGCGGAAGAGCTGGTCCAGTGGCAACACTAGCACCTGGCAGTGTCTGTGGAGTTGGCTGTGTAGAAATACTATTTGCTCTTAATGCCTGAATCTGCAcataaaattttagaacaatgaagaaataattaattatctattttagCAACATTTGAATTACATTTCCCATATAACAGCTACTGACAGTCTCCTGTCACGAAtatcatcttaaaaaaaaaatgtaaatataggAAAGTAAtaatttcaaacctcaaaaaaaaaatcagaaaatttATTGAGGCTATCAGACATGTCATTATCCCTACATAGCATAGGATGCAACCCTGCTGGATGTCACAAGAGCAGATTATAGCTATTCTTAATAAGACTTGAGATATCTCAAGCAGATAACCTCCTAAGATGATACTAAAGTTGTCATGAATAGCAGCATTTGTATGCAAGCCCTtctctaattttaatgaaattaattaatatatctacTTTTTTAATGCAACCAGAATTTAACAACTCAACAATTTAAGTTGTACGAAAAATATATCAAGTAAACAGAATTCTCAAATGCATTATAATTTAAGACTTGGATAATATAGACCAAGGGTAACACCTCTGGCATGGAAATGGCTGGACTGCTGATGGAAGAAGCTGTATTGCTGTACTTTGTTGGCATTGATTGTGTCACGGGGAAGGGTGAGTACTGAAGGTCAGGCTCTCTCGCAGGTTGAACAGTTGATGCCAACAAGGTACCAGGTAGTGAATTTGTGTATGCCTGCAACTAAATACAACAAGGCAATCAACCAACCAAAGGTATAATTCCATGCCTCATAAACTCAGCCAGcttaatagaaaaaaagaacACAAGAAAATGCACAAGCAGAAGCATAAATGATAAGATCAGTAAGtaataattataatgataattacaaaaacaattgtaagaaaaaataaccATTCGAGCCTCCAAATTAATTTCTAGAAATAGCctcacaaattatttttaacgTCCTTTCTCTTAACAAACAGTGATTAATGGTTTACATTTACTGCCAAAATATAATCACCACTATTTTCTCCCTACTATCACTTAACTATAGAAAATCAATAAGTAAATCAAGCACGAGATACTTCTGCGAATggttttaaaatcaatttagtGAAAGTTCTCTTTGAAATAAGACAAGAAATTATTTACGATACAATATGTAGCTTTGAAATCAACTAGTTCTCTTTGTTTTCACTACATCAACCATAAGATGTACTTTCAAATTAAGACTATGAGATTGCTATTACCATTACGCTTGACAACGGAGCAAGACTCTGCATTTGAGTGCTTGCTTGCTGATGAGGAAATGCAGTATTCAACTGCTGGgcattttcataattataacCGGGTGCAGATGAAGGAAACACATATTGGTTGTCCTGTGCAATTTCAGGGGTTTCCTGTTTTAACACCTCTGGCTGTGAAACAGGAGAAGGATCATAATCCGCAGCACTCACATTAGGTCTATGTACTATATTAGCATCTGAGGTACTTCTGAGATGCTCATCCCCATAATACTCAGGATTTCTGCACAAAACAAGTTAAGATTATTAAAAAGTATACAAAAAGACGTAGAATATAAAAAACCAGGACATTCCAAAGTCATACCTAGCATCAGAGTGAGCAATTGATGATACATCCGCTGGTTCAGATGCCTCCTCCAAGTTACTTTTCAATGGCCTTGATGCAAATGGCCCAGGAAAAGCAGAACCAATGCCAGACCCAAAACTTCCAAAGCTCAGGTGTGAGCAGTCAGGAGTATGCACTTGCAGGTGATTTGGTATTATTACTGAAGGGTTGTCCTCTTCAGGTTGTGGCCCTTGATCATCGTTCTGTATATTAAGTTGCTGCAGCTTTGCAGTTACTGAAGAACTATCTTCAgctgaaataaaaaaatttttgaaaaaaatgaagtgCAAAGCAGTAAATTGTAGGTAACTCCATGAGAAAAAGGATTAATAATGAAGACAAATATCATTTGAATCACCATGGTATTAGTTCCAAAAATATAAGTGAAAGAAGTGTATAAGTTTTGGGGAACCATAACCCGGGAGCAAAGGGGGTTAGTGCTAATATATCACAAGcaatattgaaattgataacTCATATACACACATTTTCATgatacccaaaaaaaataaattaaaaaaaaacttaatcaaatAGAAGTGCAATCATCAACCAATTGTAGACAcagattttgattaaattaaccATGATTACAAACTCCATGTCTTAGTTCAACATTTCAATCAGTAGGCATATATCATGGACTACAGAGCCAACCAGGAAATCATGTCAAGGACTAAATAACACAGAAATACTTCaactaatttcataaaaaaattgcaagAGAATATGCATTTGCAACCAAACGGTAAACTGGAAAGGCACATAGTATAACTGATCAAGTAAGCATCACACTAACCTTCATCATGCTCAAAGGCATGCCTATGAGGCTGGTAGGAACTCATGTTATTATACAAGTTGTTATCAAAAAGAGATGACCCCCCAGAATTATCCTCTGGTATATTTCTACTAGACACAGATGCAGATCCAACATAGTTTGCAACAGGAGTTTCCTCAGTGTCATCCTCTTCCTCCTCAACCTCATCCAACTGGGACTTTATTTGTTGATCAGTTCTATCCAAGGACAAGTTAGATTGATTTGTATACAGCTCAGAGGGTGCAGGTGCCTCTAGAAAAGAAGACACTTTTGGCGGCTGCTCAATCGAGGGCCATTCATCATTGGAAGGAGCATACTGGCTTGTAGCAACTCCTGGATCAGTGTTTATGTCTGCCACATTGGTAGCATGATCTTGTGATGAATGTATATCATGATGTGATATTGTTGAAGGGGGTGCCACGACATGTCGATTATTAACGTTGTGGAGAGGTGGAGCCTTGGTTTGTGGCCTACCCATCTTCACAATATCAGCCATTGAAACTTGACCAGGGACCCCCAACCAGGAAGACTGAAATCCAGAAGAAGGCTGCATAGATGAAGAAATCCCATCACCCAAGACCACTGTTGATACTTTATTATTTGGGGCCACAGACTCACTGCATCAGATGaggaagaaaaatcatcacaTTGCAGCCAAATTAACAAGTTGGACAacctaattaaatcaaatttgttctAAATTTAGGACAATCCAAGATACAAGTTCATCCACAAGAAACCAATGCTTTGTATACCTAAATCATACATAGGCATGCTTTGCGAAACATATCTCAATCCCAATGCACAAAAGCTAAGAGATTATACAAAATGAAATCATTAAAACAGTAACATACAAACGAACCCGACACATCTAGAGCATAAAGTCTACAATAGGAACTTCAGcttcttaaattattttcctACTGAAAAAGGACATCGATTTCATTGTCCCACCCAAAGATATTTTAAGCCAAAGCTCTTGGCAGTTAGAGATGAAAACACCATGGCCCAACTAAAGTGTATGTAAACTTATTGGAGAATGTTCCCTGTCTAACCACCACGAAAGCCCTAAACAGGAAATGAAGCAGCTCGTACAGACAGCACACAGGCTCCCTAAATAACTAATTGAACAGATATATTGAAGGTGGTGGGGAGAAATGCTAAGTAGATCAAATTACTCCAACTTGAAAAGTAGATCACCAAACAAAATTAACTAGAAGACTCCCAACCCACATATCTAAAACTATATTCTTCATATATCAAAACAGAGTCAAATTCAGTGTAAGTACTTCTGTTGAATAAATGTCAAAGTTAGTGTAAAACAGTGGAGCTCATGCTATGCTGTTACTTCTCAATTACAAAAGGCAAGGGGCATTTATCACTTTGAGATTTTAAGGGAAAAACCTGAAGGATGGAGATCGCTGATTATTTGCTACCATATCAGTAGCTGAAGAACCAGCATATGCAAGTGTTCCATTCTCCTTCTTATAGGTAGGCTTGCTATGCAAACTGCCTGGCTCTGAATACATATAGAGAAAAGAATTATCAGTAAGGATATGCTCATCAACATTCCTACTAAATAAAGGGCAGCctattgaaaaattttgcattGCACTGCCTCTTACCACTAGAACCAAACTGGAATGAAGCACTACGACCAGCATATCGGTCAGTACCACCCCTGCTGCCACGGTTTGAGTTACCAGCCCCACGAGACCTGGAATCTGTTATATCCTTACTCTGAAAGGACAAAAGAAAGTCAAGTTATAACCCCAATAACAAGAATGGTCTTTAGAAGCAACTGACAATGGTAACAGCTCAAGTACAAAGAACCCCTCCGCAGATGGTAAGCTAATTTTCTTCTATCACTTACAATCATAACCCAAACCGGGTACAGCAATAGAAATActttcaaaaacatattttctacaCACCTCTTTTCGCTTGTCTCGTTTGCTCTTCACCTCATGAAAGGGATCTGCATAgtaaaaaaaacacaaaaaacgaTGTAAATGTGCACTTCTATAAGCTATCAGCGTCCCTTAATTTGTTCACGGCACGATGAAATCACTTGGAAGATTGAACCCACTTTTGCAAGCATAAGCAACTATTCGtttcactaaaaataaaaaattcatacttCTTGATATAAAGCCCCAACCTCTGAGCAA from Mangifera indica cultivar Alphonso chromosome 6, CATAS_Mindica_2.1, whole genome shotgun sequence encodes the following:
- the LOC123219301 gene encoding uncharacterized protein LOC123219301 gives rise to the protein MEHKRSDLSKDHSISEGNKMTQAGSQQNYANGDVTPSSELWTDGLICAFEFIRGHRRSVNSKCGSKVPSRQFDSGNPKVKVPSNKLSEASFPRVGRDKLPESSSLNELRSNQFSPFYDYRDGQIHQADPFNSAERYDGSRWVPIGWARISELVQKVQVDGEWTEQQLDLVNDEDDITVADIAVPYWERPAGPTWWCHVSADHLSVRAWLKSAHWLHPAISLALRDESRLISERMKHLLYEVPVRVAGGLLFELLGQSVGDPFVNEDDIPIVLRSWQAQNFLITALHIKGNVSRTNILGITEVQELLLVGGYNVPRTVHEVIAHLACRLSRWDDRLFRKSIFGAADEIELKFMNRRNLEDINLFGIILNQEITRLSRQVIRVKWSLHAREEIMFELLQHLRGNVCRGLIEGIRKSAREMIEEQEAVRGRLFTIQDVMQSTIRAWLQDRSLRVTHNLAVFGGGGVVLTIITGLFGINVDGIPGAENTPYAFGLFTVILFVIGIVLIAVGLIYLGLKKPITEQQVEIRKLELQELVKSFQHEAETHAQVHKDYSRNNLPPTAGEILPPNADYIVIQ
- the LOC123218948 gene encoding uncharacterized protein LOC123218948 isoform X2, which produces MSGKGGGGGGGGVGKGNNGISTIPVGARKIVQSLKEIVSCSETEIYAMLKDCNMDPNEAVNRLLAQDPFHEVKSKRDKRKESKDITDSRSRGAGNSNRGSRGGTDRYAGRSASFQFGSSEPGSLHSKPTYKKENGTLAYAGSSATDMVANNQRSPSFSESVAPNNKVSTVVLGDGISSSMQPSSGFQSSWLGVPGQVSMADIVKMGRPQTKAPPLHNVNNRHVVAPPSTISHHDIHSSQDHATNVADINTDPGVATSQYAPSNDEWPSIEQPPKVSSFLEAPAPSELYTNQSNLSLDRTDQQIKSQLDEVEEEEDDTEETPVANYVGSASVSSRNIPEDNSGGSSLFDNNLYNNMSSYQPHRHAFEHDEAEDSSSVTAKLQQLNIQNDDQGPQPEEDNPSVIIPNHLQVHTPDCSHLSFGSFGSGIGSAFPGPFASRPLKSNLEEASEPADVSSIAHSDARNPEYYGDEHLRSTSDANIVHRPNVSAADYDPSPVSQPEVLKQETPEIAQDNQYVFPSSAPGYNYENAQQLNTAFPHQQASTQMQSLAPLSSVMAYTNSLPGTLLASTVQPAREPDLQYSPFPVTQSMPTKYSNTASSISSPAISMPEIQALRANSISTQPTPQTLPGASVATGPALPQHLAVHPYPQPSLPLGHFANMMSYPFVPQSYPYMPSAFQQAFAGNSTYHQSLAAAVLPQYKNSVSVSSLPQSAAIASGYGFGSSTSIPGGNFPLNTHAAPAGTTIGYDDVLSSQYKDNNHLISLQQNDNSGMWVHGPGSRTMSAVPPSTYYGFQGQNQQPAGFRQGQQPSQHFGALGYPNFYHSQTGMSLEQQQQNPRDASLSGSQAQPSKQTQQLWQNNY
- the LOC123218948 gene encoding uncharacterized protein LOC123218948 isoform X1, coding for MSGKGGGGGGGGVGKGNNGISTIPVGARKIVQSLKEIVSCSETEIYAMLKDCNMDPNEAVNRLLAQDPFHEVKSKRDKRKESKDITDSRSRGAGNSNRGSRGGTDRYAGRSASFQFGSSEPGSLHSKPTYKKENGTLAYAGSSATDMVANNQRSPSFSESVAPNNKVSTVVLGDGISSSMQPSSGFQSSWLGVPGQVSMADIVKMGRPQTKAPPLHNVNNRHVVAPPSTISHHDIHSSQDHATNVADINTDPGVATSQYAPSNDEWPSIEQPPKVSSFLEAPAPSELYTNQSNLSLDRTDQQIKSQLDEVEEEEDDTEETPVANYVGSASVSSRNIPEDNSGGSSLFDNNLYNNMSSYQPHRHAFEHDEAEDSSSVTAKLQQLNIQNDDQGPQPEEDNPSVIIPNHLQVHTPDCSHLSFGSFGSGIGSAFPGPFASRPLKSNLEEASEPADVSSIAHSDARNPEYYGDEHLRSTSDANIVHRPNVSAADYDPSPVSQPEVLKQETPEIAQDNQYVFPSSAPGYNYENAQQLNTAFPHQQASTQMQSLAPLSSVMLQAYTNSLPGTLLASTVQPAREPDLQYSPFPVTQSMPTKYSNTASSISSPAISMPEIQALRANSISTQPTPQTLPGASVATGPALPQHLAVHPYPQPSLPLGHFANMMSYPFVPQSYPYMPSAFQQAFAGNSTYHQSLAAAVLPQYKNSVSVSSLPQSAAIASGYGFGSSTSIPGGNFPLNTHAAPAGTTIGYDDVLSSQYKDNNHLISLQQNDNSGMWVHGPGSRTMSAVPPSTYYGFQGQNQQPAGFRQGQQPSQHFGALGYPNFYHSQTGMSLEQQQQNPRDASLSGSQAQPSKQTQQLWQNNY